Genomic window (Rathayibacter sp. VKM Ac-2760):
AGGAGCGGGAGGCTGGGCGGTGCGCTCCGGAGGAGCGGGGTGCCGCCGCAACGCGCAAGGGGCGAGCCGAAGCCCGCCCCTTGCGTCCTGTGCCTGCTCGGCCGAGGAGAGCTGCCTTAAGCGGCGGCCACCACGATGTTGACGACCTTGCGGCCGCCCTTCTGGCCGAACTCGACCGCACCGGCCGAGAGGGCGAACAGGGTGTCGTCGCCACCGCGACCGACGTTCGCGCCGGGGTGGAAGTGGGTTCCGCGCTGGCGGACGATGATCTCGCCCGCGCTGACGACCTGACCGCCGAAGCGCTTCACGCCGAGACGCTGCGCATTCGAGTCGCGACCGTTGCGGGTGGAGCTTGCGCCCTTCTTGTGTGCCATTTCTCATCTCCTCGAGACCGGGGGGCCG
Coding sequences:
- the rpmA gene encoding 50S ribosomal protein L27, which translates into the protein MAHKKGASSTRNGRDSNAQRLGVKRFGGQVVSAGEIIVRQRGTHFHPGANVGRGGDDTLFALSAGAVEFGQKGGRKVVNIVVAAA